A stretch of Oreochromis niloticus isolate F11D_XX unplaced genomic scaffold, O_niloticus_UMD_NMBU tig00002136_pilon, whole genome shotgun sequence DNA encodes these proteins:
- the LOC109199728 gene encoding uncharacterized protein LOC109199728 produces the protein MATDAGLKDILQEGKKLFFPNGISPKGCETDFEFEVWDFKQNHLTDDTCQSIGNMYEAAKLTMLSFYIATKPKDPEEDASETSEVVFVSESSGSDINPLQVGEVRGNFDEVITGSEISDDPEITFGPIFDAEEDTEDTLVYEGFLVPLSPPNSENIITITIRHTDTLRDMITAFSDAEILRKTLNVKRILPDNTEEPGTGSGILRDVLTCFWHEFYERCTLGATVKVPFIRHDFPAEKWKAVGRILLKGYEECQYFPNKLAIPFLEQVLFNGVYSDLKAHFLQFVSSQECDVLMEAVKNFSAVDLNDLMEVLDSYGCRKRITAETLPTILDEIAHKELVQKPMFVIDCWREIINPHISLSPEALTKLFSELQPTSKKVCQLLKFAVDLTPQQKEVKNHLKRFIRELDNIKLQKFMRFCTGSDLIVTNSIYVEFQDMTEFTRRPVGHTCGNVLQLANSYENFPDFRSEFNAVLESNVWVMDIV, from the coding sequence ATGGCCACTGATGCTGGATTAAAAGATATTCTTCAAGAAggaaagaaacttttttttcctaatgGCATATCTCCTAAGGGATGTGAAACAGATTTTGAGTTTGAGGTTTGGGACTTTAAACAGAACCACCTTACTGATGATACCTGCCAGTCTATTGGCAATATGTATGAGGCAGCGAAACTGACAATGTTAAGCTTCTACATTGCAACAAAACCAAAAGATCCTGAAGAAGATGCCAGCGAGACATCTGAAGTGGTGTTTGTCTCAGAAAGCAGTGGCAGTGATATTAATCCATTGCAAGTGGGGGAAGTCAGGGGTAATTTTGATGAAGTCATCACTGGTTCAGAAATTTCAGATGATCCAGAAATAACTTTTGGGCCAATTTTTGATGCTGAAGAAGATACAGAAGACACATTAGTCTATGAGGGTTTTCTTGTACCCCTCAGTCCACCTAATTCAGAGAACATAATAACAATCACCATACGTCATACTGACACTTTACGTGACATGATTACTGCTTTCTCTGATGCAGAGATTTtgagaaaaacactgaatgtgAAGCGCATACTTCCAGACAACACAGAAGAACCAGGCACTGGATCAGGAATACTAAGAGATGTACTCACATGCTTCTGGCATGAATTTTATGAGCGATGCACCCTAGGTGCAACAGTTAAAGTGCCATTCATTCGCCATGATTTTCCTGCTGAAAAATGGAAGGCAGTTGGGCGAATACTCTTGAAAGGTTATGAAGAATGTCAGTATTTTCCAAATAAACTTGCAATCCCTTTTCTGGAGCAAGTGCTTTTCAATGGTGTTTACAGTGATCTTAAAGCACACTTTCTACAGTTTGTCAGCAGCCAAGAATGTGATGTTTTGATGGAAGCAGTAAAAAATTTCTCTGCAGTTGACTTGAATGATCTTATGGAAGTTCTTGACAGCTATGGCTGTAGAAAAAGAATCACTGCTGAGACTCTTCCTACAATCCTTGATGAAATAGCACACAAAGAACTTGTCCAAAAACCAATGTTTGTTATTGACTGCTGGAGGGAGATCATCAACCCTCATATCTCCCTCAGTCCGGAGGCACTGACCAAGTTATTCTCTGAACTACAACCAACTTCAAAAAAAGTGTGCCAGCTCCTGAAATTTGCTGTGGATTTGACTCCACaacaaaaagaagtgaaaaatcATCTCAAAAGATTCATCAGAGAGTTGGATAACATTAAACTTCAGAAATTTATGCGTTTCTGCACCGGATCTGACCTTATAGTAACAAACAGTATTTATGTGGAATTTCAAGATATGACAGAGTTTACAAGAAGACCAGTCGGACACACGTGTGGGAATGTTCTGCAGCTAGCTAACAGCTATGAAAACTTCCCAGATTTCCGTTCTGAATTTAATGCAGTTCTTGAAAGTAATGTCTGGGTGATGGACATTGTTTAG